Proteins encoded together in one Rubripirellula reticaptiva window:
- a CDS encoding Gfo/Idh/MocA family oxidoreductase has product MNHFVRRQFFKASTAFGAATFLPAHIALGDQANSETRAPSERVNVAFVGSGGKGDRNRQAFLATGLCNVVALCDVDLQGKHVQPALTAHPDAPKFTDFRRMLDEVGDQIDAVVVSTPDHSHFAAGMLAMSMGKHVWVEKPLAHTFGQVERMIDLADRSGVVTQMGNQGHSEANFHQFKAWSAGGVFKDVRKITAYMNKYRRWHGWGESVTEYPTDPLPTGMDWNTWCNPSPMNPHSKRLHPGNWRSWFDYGSGAFGDWGPHILDTCHRFLELGLPERITAIKREGANTLVFPQASTIQFAFPSRGEMPACDVTWYDGRENLAEVEPEYKATVDRAAKENRPGKIIYAGDHVFQGDSHGDELEVISTGADEVMATLPKYSTKSSNHWANFLLSCKGVEETQSPFHISGPLTQVFNLGVIAQRLGGEIEFDRVTKTIKNNDAALALLDPAPRHGWEEFY; this is encoded by the coding sequence ATGAACCACTTCGTCCGTCGGCAATTTTTCAAGGCCTCCACCGCGTTCGGCGCAGCGACTTTTCTACCCGCACACATCGCACTTGGCGACCAGGCGAACAGCGAAACGCGAGCACCTAGCGAACGAGTCAACGTGGCGTTCGTGGGCAGCGGTGGCAAAGGCGATCGCAATCGGCAAGCATTTCTTGCAACCGGACTGTGCAATGTCGTTGCCCTCTGCGACGTTGACTTGCAAGGCAAACATGTCCAGCCCGCGCTAACAGCTCACCCCGATGCGCCGAAGTTTACTGATTTCCGCCGGATGCTGGACGAGGTGGGCGACCAGATCGACGCTGTCGTGGTTTCAACGCCCGACCACTCGCACTTTGCCGCAGGCATGTTGGCGATGTCGATGGGCAAGCATGTTTGGGTCGAGAAACCACTCGCGCATACGTTCGGTCAAGTCGAACGCATGATCGACCTTGCTGATCGCAGCGGTGTGGTGACTCAAATGGGAAACCAAGGTCATTCGGAAGCAAACTTCCATCAGTTCAAAGCATGGTCCGCAGGCGGCGTCTTCAAAGACGTCAGGAAGATCACCGCGTATATGAATAAGTATCGTCGTTGGCATGGCTGGGGCGAAAGTGTAACCGAGTACCCAACCGATCCGTTACCCACAGGCATGGACTGGAATACTTGGTGCAACCCCTCACCGATGAATCCGCACAGCAAGCGGTTGCATCCTGGCAATTGGCGAAGCTGGTTCGACTACGGTAGCGGTGCCTTTGGCGATTGGGGGCCGCACATTCTGGACACCTGCCATCGGTTCTTGGAACTCGGATTACCAGAACGGATTACGGCCATCAAACGCGAAGGTGCCAACACCTTGGTTTTCCCGCAAGCGTCCACGATTCAGTTTGCTTTTCCCAGTCGCGGCGAAATGCCAGCGTGTGATGTGACTTGGTATGACGGCCGAGAAAACTTGGCCGAGGTCGAACCAGAGTACAAGGCAACGGTAGATCGAGCGGCGAAGGAAAACCGTCCCGGAAAGATCATCTATGCGGGCGATCATGTTTTCCAAGGCGATTCGCACGGCGATGAACTGGAAGTCATTTCGACAGGCGCGGACGAAGTGATGGCAACGCTGCCAAAGTATTCGACCAAAAGTTCCAACCACTGGGCAAACTTTCTGCTCAGTTGCAAAGGCGTCGAAGAAACCCAGTCGCCTTTCCACATCAGCGGTCCGTTGACGCAAGTCTTCAACCTTGGCGTGATCGCCCAAAGACTGGGCGGCGAAATTGAATTCGACCGTGTAACCAAAACGATCAAAAATAATGATGCAGCACTTGCGCTGCTCGATCCTGCGCCTCGTCATGGTTGGGAAGAGTTTTACTAA
- a CDS encoding sulfatase produces the protein MTRFFQLAISVTLFCISNCCPAAERPNIVLIVADDLGFSDVGFNGCTEIPTPNLDALAQSGVVFESGYASHPYCSPSRAGLLTGRYQQRFGHECNPEPDAFEQGDQAPGLPLSETTLARALGDAGYATGAIGKWHLGDAKPYWPNRRGFDEWFGFSAGGLNYWGDVGKKPAALGVHRGDEQVDPKTLTYLTDDFSTEAVQFVDRHQDEPFFLYLAYNAPHAPDQATKKHLSKTEHIEYGGRAVYGAMVAGMDEGIGRVMTKLKEVGVADNTLVIFYSDNGGRREHAVNFPYRGHKGMLFEGGIRVPFLMSWPKQIPKGSTVPTPITALDIFPTVLSAAGTTIDDAAKLDGMNLIPMLRNRQSHQNPRTLFWRYAIGDTEFGYAVRDGDLKLVQSGYKGRSLLFDLANDSWEHHDLASQQPETVARLSKLIQNWDAKNISPKWLDAHGPNVRSEEESRQKAIDAASRGER, from the coding sequence ATGACTCGCTTCTTTCAACTTGCAATCAGCGTTACCCTGTTTTGCATTTCAAACTGTTGCCCCGCCGCCGAACGCCCAAACATTGTGCTGATCGTCGCCGACGATTTAGGTTTCAGTGACGTGGGATTCAACGGTTGTACAGAGATCCCGACTCCCAATCTTGATGCGTTGGCTCAGTCGGGCGTTGTGTTTGAGTCTGGCTATGCGTCACATCCGTACTGTAGCCCCAGTCGTGCCGGGCTTCTGACGGGACGTTACCAGCAACGGTTTGGACACGAATGCAACCCGGAACCCGACGCCTTCGAACAGGGTGATCAGGCTCCCGGATTGCCACTTTCGGAAACCACGTTGGCACGTGCACTTGGCGACGCGGGATACGCCACCGGTGCGATTGGAAAATGGCATTTGGGTGATGCGAAACCGTACTGGCCCAATCGTCGCGGATTCGACGAGTGGTTTGGTTTCAGCGCCGGCGGGTTGAACTATTGGGGCGACGTTGGCAAAAAGCCTGCAGCCTTAGGGGTTCATCGTGGCGACGAACAAGTCGATCCTAAAACGTTGACTTACCTGACCGATGACTTTTCGACCGAAGCCGTGCAGTTTGTCGATCGTCACCAGGATGAACCATTCTTCTTGTACCTCGCCTACAACGCGCCTCACGCACCCGATCAGGCGACCAAGAAACACCTGTCGAAAACCGAGCACATCGAATATGGCGGCCGCGCGGTCTACGGAGCGATGGTCGCGGGGATGGACGAAGGCATCGGGCGAGTGATGACCAAGTTGAAAGAAGTTGGCGTAGCAGACAACACACTGGTGATCTTCTACAGCGACAACGGTGGACGCAGAGAACACGCCGTCAACTTTCCGTATCGCGGTCACAAAGGCATGTTGTTCGAAGGCGGTATCCGGGTTCCGTTTCTGATGTCCTGGCCAAAGCAAATCCCAAAAGGATCAACTGTCCCCACGCCGATTACCGCCTTGGACATTTTCCCCACGGTCTTGTCCGCAGCAGGAACAACCATCGACGACGCAGCGAAGCTAGACGGCATGAACTTGATTCCGATGCTTCGCAATCGGCAGTCTCACCAAAATCCGCGAACGTTGTTTTGGCGATACGCGATTGGCGACACTGAATTTGGGTACGCAGTCCGTGACGGCGATCTAAAACTGGTTCAAAGCGGCTACAAAGGTCGATCGTTGCTTTTCGATCTTGCCAATGATTCATGGGAACACCATGACTTAGCATCACAGCAACCCGAAACGGTCGCTCGGTTGAGCAAACTGATTCAAAACTGGGACGCCAAGAATATTTCGCCGAAATGGCTGGACGCGCATGGACCCAATGTTCGCAGCGAGGAAGAGTCGCGACAAAAGGCGATCGACGCTGCTTCACGTGGTGAGCGATAG
- a CDS encoding sulfatase-like hydrolase/transferase, which translates to MKSIICSAMIAIAAIASQVHAADGPNIILVFADDISARELPLYGSSTWSPPSGGDTADVAFRAKTPALDQMAEEGCWVETAWASVVCSPSRAMMMTGRYAHLHKWWNNKDKGRYLDAKGKAVTWPLYESSPRLIGHVAQQAGYATYWAGKTQMAGDLGKFGFDQGCFTPGNLSDTDNPYTDFKMYEKKIDGGKLLFNSDTNQPIDSYLQHGWYWKPHVRLMNHPGKNKGLQWWPNTPESEASFGLNTYGPDVELEFIFDFMDRQDAAKRPFFVYHTSHLGHDAFDWLNPQSESKWPGTPVVQWDGNGYTRITPNVTGDQGVYNDHDTVTEPGIHNHVNYLDYQIWKYRNKLQHMGIADNTVLIFCADNGTSGYGKSSSDRQKGTHVPLIIVAPGMTKQGRQDVLVNMSDMLPTIAELTGATIPNDYEINGESLVPFLFTDKPKHRDWIYGYNGADQIIRGDKVLKDGKGKWWDVSADPDDLISFPQIQDWNQVSDAHRAERDELLAVLPRFDLHETKHDAPGVELPTIPAKQKTNNNIKAPPKKPKQNPAKVEATDGIHGLKKALAAPPKPNVLSVFTEDQKRSPTRIVGQGGNGKLLFSDDFDGRSELGERYHTSKAIAESFTIVDGVLTCKQTQEDHGAHMHPMVAFKDGDIQFDVRFKGGTQFNVVIDDKNDKTVHAGHICRVSITPKKMILGDDKTGAMNLEVRELRQRTDLVADQVKALEELLQKTRQVGNVEIQKGKWYHVRVVIIDDVMETYLDGEPIARLQSPGIGHATKTNVGLTINGSTIEFDNLQVRSPKMSPLR; encoded by the coding sequence ATGAAATCCATCATCTGTTCAGCGATGATTGCCATCGCAGCCATCGCGTCGCAAGTCCATGCGGCCGACGGTCCGAATATCATTTTGGTGTTTGCGGACGACATCAGTGCTCGCGAATTACCACTGTATGGTTCGTCGACTTGGAGCCCGCCCAGCGGTGGCGATACCGCCGACGTTGCCTTTCGCGCCAAGACTCCGGCGCTGGACCAGATGGCCGAAGAAGGTTGCTGGGTCGAAACCGCTTGGGCGTCCGTCGTTTGCTCGCCCAGCCGAGCGATGATGATGACCGGCCGTTACGCTCACTTGCACAAGTGGTGGAACAACAAGGACAAGGGCCGTTACCTCGACGCGAAAGGAAAAGCCGTCACTTGGCCGCTCTACGAAAGTTCGCCTCGCTTGATCGGCCATGTCGCCCAACAAGCCGGCTACGCAACTTACTGGGCCGGCAAAACGCAAATGGCTGGCGACCTTGGCAAGTTTGGTTTTGACCAGGGTTGCTTTACACCCGGCAACCTTTCGGACACGGATAACCCGTACACCGATTTCAAGATGTATGAAAAGAAGATCGATGGCGGAAAGTTGCTCTTCAATTCCGACACGAACCAACCAATCGACAGCTATCTACAACACGGTTGGTATTGGAAACCGCATGTCAGGTTGATGAATCATCCGGGCAAAAACAAGGGACTGCAGTGGTGGCCGAACACGCCTGAATCCGAAGCAAGCTTCGGCCTGAACACCTACGGTCCTGACGTCGAACTTGAGTTCATCTTTGACTTCATGGACCGACAAGACGCGGCTAAAAGACCGTTCTTTGTCTACCACACCTCGCATTTAGGTCACGACGCTTTTGATTGGCTGAACCCTCAGTCCGAGTCCAAATGGCCGGGGACTCCCGTCGTCCAATGGGATGGCAACGGATACACACGTATCACCCCCAACGTCACTGGCGACCAAGGCGTTTACAACGATCATGACACCGTCACCGAACCCGGCATTCACAATCATGTGAATTACCTCGATTACCAAATCTGGAAATATCGAAACAAGCTGCAGCACATGGGGATCGCTGACAACACGGTGCTAATCTTCTGTGCCGACAATGGCACCAGCGGCTATGGAAAGAGCAGTTCGGATCGCCAAAAGGGCACGCACGTCCCGCTGATCATTGTGGCGCCGGGGATGACCAAACAGGGTCGCCAGGATGTGCTAGTAAACATGTCCGACATGCTGCCGACAATCGCGGAATTAACCGGCGCAACAATTCCAAATGACTATGAAATCAATGGCGAAAGTCTTGTTCCGTTCCTGTTCACCGACAAGCCGAAGCACCGAGATTGGATTTACGGATACAACGGCGCGGACCAGATCATTCGCGGCGACAAGGTTTTGAAGGATGGCAAGGGCAAGTGGTGGGACGTCTCGGCAGATCCCGACGACTTGATCAGTTTCCCGCAAATTCAGGACTGGAACCAAGTCAGCGATGCCCATCGCGCCGAGCGAGACGAACTGCTAGCGGTCTTGCCCCGGTTCGACCTGCACGAGACCAAACACGATGCGCCGGGCGTTGAACTGCCCACAATTCCGGCGAAGCAAAAAACAAATAACAACATCAAGGCCCCCCCAAAAAAGCCAAAGCAAAACCCAGCAAAAGTCGAAGCGACCGACGGTATTCACGGCCTTAAAAAGGCATTGGCTGCGCCGCCAAAACCAAACGTGCTTTCCGTATTCACGGAAGACCAGAAACGGTCACCGACGAGGATCGTCGGGCAAGGCGGAAACGGAAAGCTGCTGTTCAGTGACGACTTTGATGGCCGTAGCGAACTTGGCGAACGGTACCACACAAGCAAAGCAATCGCTGAATCGTTTACGATTGTTGACGGTGTATTGACGTGCAAGCAAACACAGGAAGACCACGGCGCCCACATGCACCCCATGGTCGCCTTCAAGGACGGCGACATCCAGTTTGACGTTCGATTCAAGGGCGGCACCCAGTTCAACGTGGTCATCGACGACAAGAATGACAAAACGGTTCACGCCGGTCACATCTGCCGCGTTTCGATTACACCAAAGAAAATGATTCTAGGTGACGACAAAACCGGGGCCATGAACCTGGAGGTTCGTGAATTACGCCAACGTACCGATCTCGTCGCGGACCAAGTCAAAGCGCTAGAGGAACTGTTGCAGAAGACGCGACAAGTCGGCAATGTCGAAATACAAAAGGGCAAGTGGTATCACGTCCGCGTAGTCATCATTGACGATGTCATGGAGACGTACTTGGATGGCGAACCTATCGCTCGCCTTCAATCCCCAGGAATCGGGCACGCAACAAAAACGAACGTCGGGCTAACGATCAATGGTTCGACGATTGAATTCGACAACTTACAAGTTCGTTCGCCCAAGATGTCGCCGCTTCGCTAG
- a CDS encoding arylsulfatase, translating into MKFIYSLVFVLHFTCTAIAGDRPNVILIVTDDQGYGDMSCHGNPWLETPNLDRLAAEGVRLDDYHVDPVCTPTRAALMTGRYSSRVGAWTVTEGRQLLNPDEVTIADMFADSGYRTGMFGKWHLGDTWPYAPRYRGFQTVVRHLAGGIDEIGNPIGNDYFDDMYYRNGKPEKIDGYCTDVFFAECQRMIAQPSDRPFFVYLPLNAMHSPHTVAAKYSAPFKADGHADARSDFFGQIINFDENLGRLLDFLRSQQIEDNTIVIFMGDNGTAEGGNGGLPDNGYSAGVRGKKGSVYEGGHRVACFVRWPARLNAGQRTDALTSCRDWLPTLVDWCQLEGHDNADFDGRSMASLLDGCGEEWPDRTLFVERQGDQPKLVPSTKRRGKYPHYAVLTERWRMVNGELYDIITDPGQRTNVAAKHEDVLADLRSRYENYFADVFATGAAYTRFQLGVAEENPTRLTVRDWHPTDGNVIWKQEQLGDNGLVINGFWAVHAVRAGRYRISLSRFPSDAPAAMGASEARLEIGEIDETQTIDPSDSSATFDIELPAGDAVMQSWLTDAQTNLRRGAYFADIQFIDQKK; encoded by the coding sequence ATGAAATTCATTTACTCACTCGTGTTCGTCTTGCATTTCACCTGCACTGCAATTGCTGGCGACCGGCCCAACGTGATTCTGATCGTGACGGATGACCAGGGATACGGCGACATGTCTTGTCACGGAAACCCTTGGCTAGAAACGCCGAATCTGGACCGACTTGCCGCTGAAGGCGTGCGACTGGACGACTACCACGTTGACCCCGTTTGCACGCCCACTCGCGCGGCGCTGATGACGGGCCGATACTCGTCCCGCGTCGGTGCATGGACAGTGACCGAGGGACGACAATTGCTGAACCCCGACGAAGTCACAATCGCAGACATGTTTGCCGATTCGGGGTATCGCACGGGAATGTTCGGAAAGTGGCACCTCGGTGACACGTGGCCGTACGCTCCGCGATACCGTGGCTTTCAAACGGTTGTCCGCCATCTTGCCGGCGGTATCGACGAGATTGGCAACCCGATCGGTAACGACTACTTCGATGACATGTATTACCGAAACGGAAAGCCTGAAAAGATTGACGGCTACTGCACGGACGTGTTCTTTGCCGAGTGCCAACGGATGATCGCACAGCCATCCGACCGACCTTTTTTCGTTTACTTACCGCTCAACGCGATGCACAGTCCGCATACGGTCGCCGCGAAGTACTCGGCGCCGTTCAAAGCGGATGGGCATGCCGATGCCCGATCCGACTTCTTTGGCCAAATCATTAACTTTGATGAAAATCTTGGACGACTGCTCGATTTCCTAAGGTCACAGCAGATCGAAGACAACACCATCGTCATTTTCATGGGTGACAACGGCACGGCCGAAGGAGGCAATGGCGGGTTACCAGACAATGGGTATAGCGCCGGCGTGCGAGGCAAAAAGGGATCCGTCTATGAAGGTGGTCACCGCGTTGCCTGTTTTGTTCGCTGGCCAGCGAGACTGAACGCGGGACAGAGAACCGACGCTCTGACGTCCTGTCGTGATTGGCTACCCACGCTCGTCGATTGGTGCCAACTCGAAGGGCACGACAACGCCGATTTTGATGGGCGATCCATGGCATCATTGCTTGACGGATGCGGCGAAGAATGGCCGGACCGAACATTATTCGTCGAACGACAGGGGGACCAACCCAAACTGGTGCCTTCGACAAAAAGACGTGGCAAGTATCCACATTACGCGGTGCTTACCGAGCGATGGCGAATGGTCAACGGTGAACTTTACGACATCATCACTGATCCCGGACAAAGAACCAACGTCGCTGCCAAGCATGAAGATGTCCTCGCTGACTTGCGATCTCGGTACGAAAATTACTTTGCCGATGTGTTTGCAACGGGCGCTGCTTACACCCGGTTTCAGCTTGGCGTAGCCGAAGAAAACCCAACGCGTCTGACGGTACGAGATTGGCATCCAACCGACGGCAATGTGATTTGGAAGCAAGAACAACTCGGTGACAACGGGCTCGTCATCAATGGTTTCTGGGCCGTCCATGCGGTTCGTGCCGGTCGCTATCGAATTTCATTGTCGCGTTTTCCCAGTGACGCTCCGGCCGCCATGGGCGCGTCCGAAGCGCGACTCGAAATCGGCGAGATCGATGAGACACAAACGATCGATCCGAGCGATTCATCAGCGACCTTTGACATTGAACTGCCCGCCGGCGATGCGGTGATGCAGAGCTGGCTAACAGACGCTCAAACTAATTTGCGGCGAGGTGCATACTTCGCCGACATTCAATTCATCGATCAGAAGAAATAA
- a CDS encoding sulfatase-like hydrolase/transferase, protein MINRHLLCAISLIVIGWGIHAGPAISQTSNRPNFVFVLTDDQSYGMMGCDGNEITQTPNIDQLAKDGIYFDRAYVTSAICTPSRISILLSQFERKHGVNFNSGTSVAPEAWKKSYPVVMRSNGYYTGYVGKNHAPIGDGGYTSGLMDKSFDYFYAGHGHIKFYPKDHHDIFMSAKDDTQIEIVGESATDFLSNEHRLEGAIRFLNSRPTDKPFCLSICLNLPHDAGTSTMQMRNSDDEIYKTLYRDISIPLPKNYVAKKDITTPKLPADVLKTEERQTGYNWVDEPKDLTERMTRQMQALTGIDRMIGDIRSKLAAEGIDKNTIIIFSSDHGQFQGQQGLGGKALCYEQTTHVPMIIFNPAAAETAQGHRRSQLVQSIDIAPTMLDYAGIKTPDEFQGKSLRSLIDGNGDAVHQYIFTENLWSTHFGNPRIEAVQDKRWKYIRYYKNQNFPASVKVRTAKELNIPVNAMLYAVHDDGIAVYRHYAESSLAGEAAVYEELYDIENDPAELNNLIDRDHHTDVLQRLKKAWNQKLIEARGKGVPKVLRYTADNGAKPG, encoded by the coding sequence ATGATCAATCGACATCTTCTCTGTGCGATCTCACTTATCGTCATTGGTTGGGGGATCCATGCCGGGCCGGCGATTTCTCAAACTTCGAATCGCCCCAACTTCGTTTTTGTTCTTACCGACGATCAGTCCTACGGGATGATGGGATGCGATGGAAACGAAATCACTCAGACGCCGAACATCGACCAGCTTGCCAAAGACGGCATCTACTTTGACCGCGCTTATGTCACTAGCGCAATCTGCACTCCAAGCCGGATCTCGATTCTGCTGAGCCAGTTCGAGCGAAAGCACGGCGTCAACTTTAACTCCGGCACCAGTGTGGCCCCAGAAGCGTGGAAAAAGTCCTATCCGGTTGTGATGCGAAGCAACGGCTACTACACCGGCTACGTTGGCAAGAACCATGCACCGATCGGTGACGGTGGTTACACGAGTGGTTTGATGGATAAGTCATTCGACTATTTCTACGCCGGCCACGGTCACATCAAGTTCTATCCCAAAGATCACCACGACATCTTCATGTCGGCCAAAGACGACACCCAGATCGAAATCGTTGGCGAAAGCGCGACGGACTTTCTGTCCAATGAACATCGACTTGAGGGCGCGATCCGATTTCTCAATTCACGTCCAACCGACAAGCCGTTCTGCCTAAGCATCTGTCTAAACCTGCCGCATGATGCGGGCACCAGCACGATGCAAATGCGAAACAGCGACGATGAAATCTACAAGACGCTCTATCGCGACATCAGCATTCCGTTGCCCAAGAACTACGTCGCCAAAAAGGACATCACGACCCCCAAACTGCCGGCGGACGTGTTGAAAACCGAAGAACGCCAGACCGGCTACAACTGGGTCGACGAACCTAAGGATTTGACCGAACGGATGACGCGGCAAATGCAAGCTCTCACCGGCATCGACCGCATGATTGGTGACATTCGCAGCAAGCTTGCCGCAGAGGGGATCGACAAAAATACGATCATCATCTTCAGCAGCGATCACGGTCAGTTCCAAGGTCAACAGGGCCTTGGCGGCAAAGCACTTTGCTATGAACAAACCACTCATGTGCCGATGATCATTTTCAACCCGGCCGCTGCGGAAACGGCTCAAGGACACCGAAGAAGTCAATTGGTGCAAAGCATCGATATCGCACCGACGATGCTGGACTACGCGGGCATCAAAACGCCCGACGAGTTTCAGGGAAAGAGTCTGCGAAGCTTGATCGACGGCAACGGTGATGCGGTTCACCAATACATCTTTACCGAAAACTTGTGGTCAACGCACTTTGGCAATCCACGTATCGAAGCCGTGCAAGACAAACGCTGGAAATACATTCGTTACTACAAGAACCAAAATTTTCCTGCCTCAGTGAAGGTGCGCACGGCCAAAGAACTAAACATCCCCGTCAATGCGATGCTGTACGCCGTGCACGACGACGGCATCGCAGTCTATCGGCACTACGCAGAATCGTCGCTAGCGGGCGAGGCTGCGGTTTACGAAGAACTATACGACATCGAGAACGATCCAGCAGAACTAAATAACTTGATTGACCGGGACCATCACACCGACGTACTGCAGCGATTGAAGAAGGCTTGGAATCAAAAGCTAATCGAAGCAAGAGGAAAAGGCGTTCCCAAAGTGCTCCGATACACCGCTGACAACGGAGCCAAACCCGGTTGA